One segment of Tetrapisispora phaffii CBS 4417 chromosome 1, complete genome DNA contains the following:
- the NAS6 gene encoding Nas6p (similar to Saccharomyces cerevisiae NAS6 (YGR232W); ancestral locus Anc_5.97) yields the protein MEFPLQQACMNNDFKTVKELVSEDHSLVFKKDSDGRVGLHWAVSFQFEPIIDYLLSFMKEMDIDDLVDDAGWTPFHIACSVGSLNTVKKLYEGDLKPNLDLLTLQGVSALHLAVSKKHLPIVEFLLNKGASVRVKDKKLQLPIHRAAAIGSMAMVDILCQKNSPVNAKDFQGWTPLFHALAEGHGDVAVLLVNKYSADYESTENSNGEKPLDVALNEQVKDYFIKNVQ from the coding sequence atggaatttCCTTTACAACAAGCTTGTATGAATAATGACTTTAAAACTGTAAAAGAATTGGTCTCGGAAGATCATTCATTagtttttaaaaaagataGTGATGGAAGAGTTGGGTTACATTGGGCTGTTTCTTTTCAGTTTGAACCTATTATTGACTATTTACTCTCATTTATGAAAGAAATGGATATCGATGATTTAGTGGATGATGCAGGTTGGACTCCATTCCACATTGCTTGTTCTGTAGGTAGTTTAAATACCgtgaaaaaattatatgagGGAGATCTCAAGCCAAATCTAGATTTGCTTACATTACAAGGCGTCTCTGCTCTTCATTTAGCCGTGTCAAAAAAACATCTACCTATAGTCGAGTTTCTACTGAATAAAGGTGCCTCAGTTAGagttaaagataaaaaattacaattacCAATACATAGAGCTGCTGCAATTGGGTCAATGGCAATGGTTGACATTCTATGTCAAAAGAATAGTCCAGTGAACGCAAAAGATTTCCAAGGATGGACTCCACTATTCCATGCATTGGCAGAAGGTCACGGTGATGTGGCGGTCCTGTTGGTTAATAAATACAGTGCTGACTATGAAAGTACTGAAAATTCAAACGGAGAGAAACCATTGGACGTGGCATTGAATGAACAAGTTAAGgattatttcattaaaaatgtcCAATAA
- the PHB2 gene encoding prohibitin subunit PHB2 (similar to Saccharomyces cerevisiae PHB2 (YGR231C); ancestral locus Anc_5.98) encodes MSRNAGDFQRFAKMLQQQVAKAQQNPRGNPGPGVPKGVFSGVGALLLLGGAAVLGNSALFNVDGGHRAIVYSRIGGVSNKIYTEGTHFVIPWIETPVIYDVRAKPRNVASLTGTKDLQMVNITCRVLSRPNVTQLPTIYRTLGQDYDERVLPSIVNEVLKAVVAQFNASQLITQRDKVSRLIRDNLVLRAQKFNITLDDVSITYMTFSPEFTTAVEAKQIAQQDAQRAAFVVDKARQEKQGMVVKAQGEAKSAELIGEAIKKSKDYVELKRLDTAKDIADILAKSPNRVVLDNEALLLNTLSDARLKKEK; translated from the coding sequence ATGAGTAGAAACGCAGGTGACTTTCAAAGATTTGCTAAGATGCTGCAACAACAGGTTGCAAAAGCACAACAGAATCCAAGAGGAAATCCGGGTCCCGGTGTGCCTAAAGGTGTATTTTCAGGCGTTGGGGCACTGTTATTACTTGGTGGTGCTGCTGTGTTGGGTAATTCAGCTTTGTTCAACGTTGATGGTGGTCATAGAGCAATTGTTTATTCGCGTATTGGTGGTGTCTCTAATAAGATATATACTGAAGGTACTCATTTTGTGATACCTTGGATTGAAACTCCGGTGATCTATGATGTCAGAGCAAAACCCCGTAATGTTGCTTCGTTGACAGGTACTAAAGATTTACAAATGGTGAATATTACATGCAGAGTCTTATCTAGACCAAACGTCACTCAACTTCCCACTATATACCGTACTTTAGGCCAAGACTATGATGAAAGAGTGTTACCTTCTATTGTGAATGAAGTTTTGAAAGCAGTTGTTGCACAATTCAATGCTTCCCAATTAATTACTCAAAGAGATAAAGTTTCAAGATTGATACGTGATAACTTGGTTTTAAGAGCTCAGAAGTTTAATATTACTTTAGATGATGTTTCAATAACATATATGACTTTCTCTCCCGAGTTCACCACTGCTGTAGAAGCTAAACAAATCGCTCAACAAGATGCACAAAGAGCAGCTTTTGTAGTGGATAAAGCAAGACAAGAAAAACAAGGTATGGTCGTTAAAGCTCAAGGTGAAGCTAAGTCTGCAGAATTGATTGGTGaagcaattaaaaaatcaaaagatTACGTCGAACTTAAAAGATTGGATACAGCTAAAGATATCGCTGATATACTGGCTAAGTCGCCTAATAGAGTGGTATTAGACAACGAAGCATTGTTATTGAATACTCTATCTGATGCTCGTttgaaaaaagagaaataG
- the DIE2 gene encoding dolichyl-P-Glc:Glc(2)Man(9)GlcNAc(2)-PP-dolichol alpha-1,2- glucosyltransferase (similar to Saccharomyces cerevisiae DIE2 (YGR227W); ancestral locus Anc_5.101) translates to MSKNEEQSDGDNILGEDTIQIIVPGIQRDLQTEVILGFVLNIIIYAFLLIYFSVTFWYLTTRVVPYLFIDEVFHVTQTIRYIKGDWFYWDPKITTPPGLYILGYLNYQIVKMFTSWSTTTLLRLVNLIGGTVILPAVVLRPLFLFNAIGFWPITLISFPLMTTYYYLYYTDVWSTIFIMQSLNVIITLPLGENYSIWLSAFFAGISCLFRQTNIIWCGFIMVLAIERRAMIQKEFNTHNFNNYLKAFIYSVDEFKTVVLPYMINFILFFIYLLWNRSITLGDKSNHSVGIHLVQIFYCIFFITIFSLPLWLSKNFILGYLRRWNVKFIQSIFEIIGIIIIIRYFTKVHPFLLADNRHYTFYLFKKIIGNQRRLIKYGLMSLVYHFSIFTYVELMRTCELTFHPILPLPIKETITLPVQLTHISWTALILCTIVTLVPSPLFEPRYYIIPYYFWRIFVTCNAEPIIGDIQPPPTGLPPITIAATNRLLFEFLWFMLINIMTLIVFIKYEFSWYTEQFPQRIIW, encoded by the coding sequence ATGTCCAAAAACGAAGAGCAGTCAGACGGAGATAATATACTAGGTGAAGATACTATTCAAATCATCGTTCCTGGTATTCAGAGAGACTTACAAACTGAAGTCATTCTTGGTTTCGTGTTAAATATCATAATCTATGCGTTCCTATTAATATACTTTTCTGTTACCTTTTGGTACCTTACAACAAGAGTAGTaccatatttatttatagatGAAGTTTTCCACGTAACTCAAACCATCCGTTATATCAAAGGAGATTGGTTTTATTGGGATCCAAAAATTACAACTCCGCCTGgtctttatatattaggCTATCTGAATTATCAAATCGTAAAAATGTTCACTTCGTGGAGTACCACTACACTTTTAAGGTTAGTTAATTTAATTGGAGGAACAGTTATACTGCCTGCTGTTGTACTAAGACCactgtttttatttaatgcCATTGGATTTTGGCCTATTACATTGATCTCTTTCCCATTGATGACGACATACTATTACTTATACTACACAGACGTATGGTCAACCATATTCATTATGCAATCATTAAATGTTATAATAACGTTACCACTGGGTGAAAATTATAGTATTTGGTTAAGTGCATTTTTCGCTGGTATAAGCTGTTTATTCAGGCAGACAAATATCATTTGGTGTGGATTTATCATGGTATTGGCAATTGAAAGAAGAGCAATGAttcaaaaagaatttaacactcacaattttaataattatttgaaggCATTTATCTACTCAGttgatgaatttaaaaCTGTCGTGTTACCATATATGattaatttcatattatttttcatttactTACTTTGGAATAGGTCAATTACATTAGGTGACAAATCCAATCACTCTGTAGGAATTCATTTAGTTCAAATTTTCTACTGCATCTTTTTTATAACGATATTCAGTCTCCCACTATGGCTctcaaaaaatttcataCTAGGTTATTTAAGAAGATGGAACGTCAAATTCattcaatcaatttttgaaataattggtatcattattattattcgtTATTTTACAAAAGTGCATCCATTTTTATTGGCGGATAACAGACACTATACATTTTACTTGttcaagaaaataattGGAAACCAAAGAAGACTAATCAAATATGGATTAATGTCTCTGgtatatcatttttcaatatttacTTATGTCGAACTGATGAGGACATGTGAATTGACATTCCACCCTATCTTGCCATTACCAATTAAAGAGACAATTACATTGCCAGTACAATTAACGCATATATCATGGACTGCGCTTATTTTATGTACTATAGTAACCCTGGTGCCATCGCCATTATTCGAACCTCGTTACTATATCATTCCATACTACTTCTGGAGAATATTTGTGACATGTAATGCAGAACCAATTATAGGAGACATTCAACCTCCACCTACCGGATTACCTCCAATAACCATCGCCGCAACCAATAGGCTATTATTCGAGTTTCTTTGGTTCATGTTAATAAACATAATGACCCTAATTGTTTTCATTAAGTACGAATTCAGTTGGTATACAGAACAATTCCCACAACGTATTATTTGGTGA
- the BNS1 gene encoding Bns1p (similar to Saccharomyces cerevisiae BNS1 (YGR230W) and SPO12 (YHR152W); ancestral locus Anc_5.99) produces the protein MNNQLEKKVLLDKTNTKLSVQNTNVVKDYKANDILKPYRKTNSDNGLLRSVPCDRAIRVNNSDSNRIKKPIGPVHKQLVNKIKEQFSRNKFFSPTDAILSPCSEKINNHREKTYKVKSTPERLNFKKIDDEEDIDIS, from the coding sequence ATGAACAAtcaattagaaaaaaaagtCTTATTAGACAAGACAAATACCAAACTAAGCGTACAAAACACTAATGTTGTTAAAGACTATAAAGCTAATGATATACTCAAACCATATAGAAAAACCAATTCAGATAATGGACTCCTCAGAAGCGTACCTTGTGATAGAGCCATTCGAGTGAATAACAGCGACTCGAATAGAATCAAGAAACCAATTGGGCCGGTTCATAAGCAACTTGTCAATAAGATTAAGGAACAATTTTCTCGAAACAAATTCTTCTCACCAACTGATGCGATCCTTTCACCATGTTCTGAAAAGATTAATAATCATCGAGAAAAAACATATAAAGTTAAATCTACTCCTGAAAGATTAAACTTTAAGAAAAtcgatgatgaagaagatatcGATATTTCATAA
- the TPHA0A05110 gene encoding uncharacterized protein (similar to Saccharomyces cerevisiae RTT107 (YHR154W); ancestral locus Anc_5.94): MSSLKASTLFETMSFLIIVDDPTELEAATDIMAHLKNNSCKHYDLYKVYEQDDNITTSEEFLNTFGNKYYNQLISNTVNFSFYKIISYQFMVPVVEYKWVTACIESASIQRACKFSPNSKHFFKDFQFYISTTAFAKNDISYITELINYMGGYVTDILSSKVTHVVAESTDDPAITAVTNFNRNLDIGFVFVTWILLCFKKGQIVPIGEHEIKQNASYSIWAKKNNLAVELTNCPFSDKSSLLEGQKICVNNDIATDNELRIFTLHLLENYGATVASTDKNDFINTDNNDKYTCYLGYSESFVLDNKQIKHSVNYANISWILQMLSLDNFISPTINLSNSLLPEPLFNVNELILTYTTIYGQQRHYIKNLVTALGGKSTPTLSKRNTHLIFGVPYGKKYNYARSKLNKINVVNIKWLEQCVLLKSRVPENLFEKPITSNCFNDSSFIEHAPIQDEDKTDAKAEHLDIDLSQPNEVKEINGVLRSPAKIEIKAKNIEFSHSNDNSDEDESIEITQVTQLTPKNLQTTSNDNDEASLVDDHTYKNVNITSQNRSDTKNIDSKVLLSDEDKNNTDAINYGLNSNNLINSNFNGNENKTVFSETISGDAPTKTFETQREVKSRTERLLIGEDKDSIVDKGNISMDRGKNDSNVPIQFDKKVDVPIIPAEISFDQQVNQDAYSTKLSQNKENIKESGYDPFNSTLSPLTQLSSDAVSKSQNNTHNNELLNLVSSNTSSLNNNRETRSRKRKSSASQSESKDTESRKRRQSSRRSKDKHDISSDICNNDLSDKATKLLSEALDRPTYESLQVASSIDYDMSKNKIYDIRAVCTGCLENISTVDLELLKALGIHIYDKIDNSYNLNTIIAPKRMRTAKFLKSYSFQPLLFLLLPKFITDILSVLHTKTDSERTDIELDPKMYSIPKIDTELISKRSNMNTLVFERANIDSINLVSDIPGGTDVISSILKAHGIKNVNILSKQLTETELLENKPDLHYEPKSQKEHVKNYIVIANKASQVKRFRKHLNNLNSHLNEGDTVKSALVVEWNWCVRSIFNLEVDLNSNEGVIFQFP, from the coding sequence ATGAGTTCTCTTAAGGCCTCAActttatttgaaacaatGAGTTTTCTTATAATAGTAGATGATCCAACAGAACTTGAGGCTGCAACTGATATAATGGctcatttaaaaaataattcatgCAAGCATTACGATCTATACAAGGTTTATGAACaagatgataatattaCGACCAGTgaagaatttttgaatactTTTGggaataaatattataatcaacTTATATCAAACACAGTCaatttctctttttataaaataatatcatatcAATTTATGGTGCCCGTTGTAGAATATAAATGGGTAACGGCATGTATAGAATCAGCTTCAATACAAAGAGCTTGTAAATTTTCACCAAACTCTAAGCATTTCTTCAAagattttcaattttatatatcaacGACTGCATTTGCTAAGAATGATATTAGTTATATAACAGagttaattaattatatggGTGGTTATGTCACTGACATTTTATCGAGTAAAGTTACACACGTTGTTGCGGAAAGTACTGATGATCCAGCAATCACTGCTGTTACCAATTTTAATCGAAATTTAGATATTGGTTTCGTGTTTGTAACATGGATACTACTATGTTTTAAGAAGGGGCAAATAGTACCGATAGGAGAGCatgaaataaaacaaaatgcATCTTATAGCATTTGGgccaaaaaaaataatttagcAGTTGAACTGACAAACTGTCCATTTAGCGACAAGTCATCATTATTGGAAGGTCAGAAAATATGtgtaaataatgatattgcAACCGATAATGAATTGAGAATTTTTACTTTGCATCTATTAGAAAACTATGGTGCTACCGTGGCATCGAcagataaaaatgatttcattaatactgataataatgataaatatacTTGTTATCTGGGTTATTCAGAGTCATTTGTTTTAGATAATAAACAGATTAAACATTCTGTAAACTATGCAAATATTTCTTGGATATTGCAAATGCTTTCCCTAGATAATTTCATATCTCcaacaattaatttatcCAATAGTCTGTTACCAGAACCATTATTCAATGTAAATGAACTTATATTGACATATACAACGATTTATGGGCAACAGAGgcattatattaaaaatttggtAACTGCATTAGGTGGAAAAAGTACACCAACATTATCAAAACGAAATActcatttaatatttggtGTTCCATATggtaaaaaatataattatgcACGTTCTAaacttaataaaataaatgtgGTAAACATCAAATGGCTTGAGCAGTGCGTACTTCTAAAGTCGAGGGTTCCTGAAaacttatttgaaaaacCTATAACATCAAACTGTTTCAACGACTCCTCTTTTATTGAACATGCACCAATAcaagatgaagataaaacTGATGCAAAGGCAGAACATCTTGATATTGACTTGTCACAACCTAATGAGGTAAAGGAAATCAATGGCGTTCTTAGATCACCCgcaaaaattgaaataaaggccaaaaatattgaattctCTCATTCTAACGACAATTCAGATGAAGATGAGTCAATCGAGATTACACAAGTAACTCAGCTAACTCCCAAAAATTTACAAACAActtcaaatgataatgatgaagCAAGTCTTGTTGATGACCATACGTATAAGAATGTTAATATTACTAGCCAAAACAGATCAGATACGAAGAATATAGATTCCAAAGTCCTTCTGAGTGATGAAGACAAAAATAACACTGATGCTATTAATTACGGACTCAATTCGAACAATCTGATAAATTCCAATTTCAACggtaatgaaaataaaacagtATTTTCCGAGACAATTTCAGGTGATGCTCCCACGAAGACCTTTGAGACACAGCGTGAAGTTAAATCAAGAACTGAACGACTATTAATAGGTGAAGATAAAGATTCAATTGTCGATAAAGGGAATATTTCCATGGATAGGGGtaaaaatgattcaaatgTACCTATTCAGTTTGATAAGAAGGTCGATGTACCTATAATTCCAGCTGAGATATCCTTTGATCAACAAGTGAATCAAGATGCTTATAGCACAAAACTATCacaaaataaagaaaatattaaagaaagtGGTTATGATCCATTCAATTCAACATTATCACCGCTAACACAGTTAAGTAGTGATGCAGTATCCAAATCCCAAAATAATACCCATAATAATGAGCTTTTGAATCTAGTTTCTTCAAATACTAGTTCGCTAAATAATAATCGAGAGACTAGAAGTCGAAAGAGGAAGTCATCTGCAAGCCAGTCGGAGTCTAAAGATACGGAATCGCGAAAGAGAAGACAGAGTTCAAGGAGATCAAAAGATAAACATGATATCAGTTCCGATATATGTAATAATGATCTCTCAGATAAAGCTACTAAACTTTTATCGGAGGCATTGGATAGGCCGACATACGAGTCCCTACAGGTTGCCTCTTCAATTGATTACGATATGagcaaaaataaaatatatgatattCGTGCTGTCTGCACAGGATGcttagaaaatatttctacggttgatttagaattattaaaagcTTTAGGAATTCATATTTACGataaaatagataataGTTATAATCTGAACACTATTATCGCCCCGAAGAGGATGAGGACAGCAAAATTCTTAAAAAGTTACAGCTTCCAACCattgttgtttttattattacccAAGTTTATTACTGATATTTTGAGTGTTCTTCATACAAAAACTGATTCCGAAAGGACAGACATAGAATTAGACCCTAAAATGTATTCTATCCCAAAGATAGACACCGAGTTGATCTCTAAACGATCCAATATGAACACATTAGTTTTTGAGCGTGCCAACATTGACTCAATTAATTTGGTAAGTGATATTCCGGGGGGAACGGATGTAATATCATCCATTTTAAAAGCACATGGTATTAAAAACGTAAACATTTTAAGCAAACAGCTTACTGAGACGGAATTATTAGAG